Proteins encoded within one genomic window of Dermatophilus congolensis:
- a CDS encoding MptD family putative ECF transporter S component produces the protein MTNQSTSDSASAPSSQALVPDSQGGTSAAKKPWFTARDLITVGIFGAIYAVLNYVFGMLGMFGPLVWLLSVPPAIIINGITFVLFYKRVRKPGMIFLFSLILSIVFVLHGGALLGAIATPIVAFIVEFVARAGDYRTRASAIASYTLFGLTAFTPFVPILLNADTYFQTPAWQAMGPEFIAAAQQVFTVPMLLGLAVACPVSGFLGGLLGTAVVRKHFQRAGLA, from the coding sequence GTGACCAATCAGTCCACCTCCGACTCTGCCTCAGCTCCGAGCAGTCAAGCCCTCGTTCCTGACTCCCAGGGCGGCACATCGGCAGCGAAGAAGCCGTGGTTCACCGCCCGCGATTTGATCACCGTGGGTATTTTTGGGGCGATCTATGCGGTGCTGAATTACGTGTTCGGCATGCTTGGCATGTTTGGCCCATTGGTGTGGCTGCTCAGTGTTCCCCCAGCAATCATCATCAATGGCATCACGTTTGTGCTGTTCTACAAGCGGGTACGTAAACCCGGCATGATCTTCCTGTTCTCGCTGATCCTGTCGATCGTTTTCGTTCTTCACGGTGGTGCCTTGCTGGGGGCGATTGCCACCCCGATCGTCGCTTTCATTGTTGAATTCGTCGCTCGTGCTGGTGACTACCGCACGAGGGCTTCAGCGATCGCGTCGTACACCTTGTTCGGACTAACCGCGTTCACACCGTTTGTTCCGATTCTTCTCAATGCCGACACCTACTTCCAGACTCCTGCCTGGCAGGCCATGGGTCCAGAATTCATCGCCGCGGCACAGCAGGTGTTCACCGTGCCGATGCTGCTGGGGCTGGCGGTTGCTTGCCCAGTCTCTGGATTCCTCGGCGGGCTGCTTGGAACAGCAGTGGTACGTAAGCATTTCCAACGCGCTGGCCTGGCATGA
- a CDS encoding energy-coupling factor transporter transmembrane component T family protein — MRTSEPESLRERLALDPRTTMLLVAGVSAAALGPYGQHFIVPGVALAVLLALSVNEWRRAVWVSVIALGAWLAARLLLPISSPAVAASVVVPLDYVARYSAAVGVAIHLFATTSPTVLHAALRALRLPRSIAVTLVVMIRFLPVVLTEACAVLDAMRLQGLTRPSALFRHPILVIERFTVPMIASSLRAGDDLSSAALLRGLGSPTPPSVLHPPRFRAIDAAWVLIAVVLFIAGWYWT, encoded by the coding sequence ATGAGAACGAGCGAGCCTGAGAGCTTGCGTGAGCGTTTAGCGCTTGATCCACGGACCACAATGCTGCTTGTCGCTGGCGTCAGCGCGGCAGCATTGGGTCCGTATGGTCAGCACTTCATCGTTCCCGGTGTTGCTTTAGCAGTGCTGTTGGCGTTGTCAGTCAATGAGTGGCGGCGTGCTGTATGGGTGAGCGTGATCGCGCTTGGTGCATGGCTGGCCGCGCGACTGTTATTGCCGATTTCCTCTCCTGCAGTGGCAGCTTCAGTTGTCGTGCCACTGGATTACGTGGCCCGGTACTCCGCTGCTGTCGGGGTGGCGATTCATCTGTTCGCCACCACATCACCGACAGTGCTGCATGCAGCCCTTCGGGCGCTGCGTTTGCCGCGTTCGATCGCCGTGACTCTTGTGGTGATGATCCGGTTTCTTCCGGTGGTGTTGACCGAGGCGTGCGCGGTTCTTGATGCCATGCGGCTGCAAGGTTTGACACGTCCGTCGGCACTGTTTCGTCACCCCATATTGGTGATTGAAAGGTTTACTGTGCCGATGATCGCCTCCAGCTTGCGGGCCGGGGATGATTTGTCGTCGGCGGCGTTGCTGCGTGGGTTAGGGTCACCGACGCCTCCGAGCGTGCTTCATCCGCCACGGTTTCGGGCGATTGATGCCGCCTGGGTTCTGATTGCAGTCGTTCTCTTCATTGCGGGGTGGTACTGGACGTGA